The following coding sequences are from one uncultured Cohaesibacter sp. window:
- a CDS encoding transglutaminase family protein, with protein sequence MRINLGCQLQFSFPQETPMVAVLNVHYSHFGDLERPDFMVSSPSVPLESYRDGFGNWCTRLIAPSGDFELKTDGIFLDKGEPDPIALGAMQFDVQHLPADTLVYLLGSLYCETDLLSEEAWHLFENTAPGWARVQAICDFVNDHVTFGYEHARATRTAFETMTECKGVCRDYTHLAITLCRCLNIPVRYCTGYLSDIGEQAPYPPGDFAAWMEVYLSGRWWVFDPRNNTRRIGRILVARGRDAADVPLTQTFGKNTLMNFTVWANEVQENEGE encoded by the coding sequence ATGCGCATCAATCTTGGCTGCCAGCTCCAGTTCAGCTTTCCACAAGAGACGCCAATGGTCGCGGTTCTGAACGTCCATTACTCCCACTTTGGCGACTTGGAACGTCCTGATTTTATGGTTTCTTCGCCAAGTGTACCGTTGGAAAGTTACCGGGATGGCTTCGGAAACTGGTGTACCAGACTGATCGCTCCCAGCGGTGACTTCGAACTGAAGACGGACGGGATCTTCCTCGATAAAGGGGAGCCCGATCCAATCGCGCTTGGCGCCATGCAATTTGATGTTCAGCATTTGCCTGCCGATACGCTGGTCTATCTATTGGGAAGCCTATATTGCGAAACAGATCTTCTGTCTGAAGAAGCCTGGCACCTGTTTGAGAATACCGCGCCCGGCTGGGCACGTGTTCAGGCCATATGTGACTTTGTCAACGACCATGTCACTTTTGGATACGAGCATGCACGTGCAACGCGTACCGCGTTTGAAACCATGACAGAATGCAAGGGTGTCTGTCGTGACTACACTCATCTTGCCATCACCCTTTGCCGCTGTCTCAACATACCTGTACGATATTGTACCGGCTATCTCAGTGATATCGGAGAACAAGCTCCCTATCCCCCCGGTGACTTCGCCGCTTGGATGGAAGTCTATCTCTCTGGCCGCTGGTGGGTTTTTGATCCGCGCAATAACACGCGGCGCATCGGCCGCATTTTGGTGGCGCGCGGACGGGATGCCGCGGACGTTCCCTTGACGCAGACTTTCGGCAAGAACACCCTGATGAATTTCACTGTCTGGGCTAATGAAGTTCAGGAAAATGAGGGGGAATGA
- the hflK gene encoding FtsH protease activity modulator HflK has product MPDHSNGSNNEGPWNPRGRSNSGNFNALFGQAGSQFGDLFPNGPPSLRNVIIAGALILSALFAWSSYFTVPSDSIAVVQRFGKYSSEVPSGLHFKLPFGIDIATIVPIKRQLKQEFGFTTPGAHDAYQTPTDGRLETEMVTGDLNAALVEWVLQYRISDPVKFLFEVREPRATLRYVSESVMREVVGDRTVDEVITIGRQEIESEALLKMQALSSKYAMGISIDQVQLKNINPPGPVQSSFNEVNQAQQEKERLINEARREYNKVIPLAEGEKDQRIREADGYRLKRVNEAEGDAARFSALYSEYKKAPEVTRRRIYIETMQSVLPGIKSKIVVDQTTGSILPLLNLGSQQGSQP; this is encoded by the coding sequence ATGCCTGATCATAGCAACGGGTCCAACAATGAAGGGCCATGGAATCCCAGGGGGCGTTCAAACTCTGGCAATTTCAATGCTCTCTTCGGGCAGGCAGGCTCGCAGTTCGGAGACTTGTTTCCCAATGGCCCACCCTCCTTGCGCAATGTAATTATCGCTGGCGCCTTGATTCTGTCGGCATTGTTTGCGTGGTCATCATACTTCACGGTTCCTAGCGACTCGATTGCCGTCGTACAGCGATTTGGAAAATACTCTTCAGAAGTCCCTTCGGGTCTCCATTTCAAGCTTCCCTTCGGGATAGACATAGCAACGATTGTCCCGATCAAGCGCCAGTTGAAACAGGAATTTGGCTTCACCACACCGGGTGCCCACGATGCCTATCAAACCCCGACAGACGGTCGTCTGGAAACAGAAATGGTCACCGGAGATCTGAACGCAGCTCTGGTGGAATGGGTTCTGCAATACCGGATTTCGGACCCGGTCAAGTTCTTGTTTGAGGTGCGCGAACCCCGGGCGACCCTGCGCTATGTGTCTGAATCTGTCATGCGTGAGGTGGTAGGCGATCGCACGGTCGATGAAGTCATCACCATTGGGCGACAAGAAATTGAAAGTGAAGCCTTATTGAAGATGCAGGCGCTTTCGTCAAAATATGCAATGGGCATCAGCATCGATCAGGTCCAGCTCAAGAATATCAATCCTCCCGGTCCGGTTCAGTCTTCCTTTAACGAGGTGAACCAGGCTCAACAGGAAAAAGAGCGGCTGATCAATGAGGCGCGACGCGAATATAACAAGGTTATTCCCCTTGCTGAAGGCGAGAAGGATCAGCGGATCCGAGAAGCTGATGGATATCGGCTGAAACGCGTCAATGAAGCCGAGGGAGATGCTGCCCGGTTCTCCGCGCTCTATTCCGAATACAAGAAGGCTCCCGAGGTCACCCGCCGTCGGATTTATATAGAAACCATGCAGTCTGTTCTTCCTGGCATCAAGTCCAAGATCGTAGTCGATCAGACGACAGGTAGCATTTTGCCGCTTCTCAATCTTGGTAGTCAACAAGGAAGCCAGCCATGA
- the hflC gene encoding protease modulator HflC — protein sequence MKITSAILGLVAIALVFAVSGSLYTVSEVEQAIVTQFGKPVGDPIVTAGLKMKVPFIQEVHPIDRRVLEWDGSPSDMPTKDKLYISVDLFARWRIVEPLQYFLRLRDERSAQSRLDDILGSETRNAVAKHELIEIIRTTKDRTPLRDTLLTDEERAQDIGALVPISKGRALVERQIFEAAAEKVGVFGIELLDIRFKRINYNESVRPKIYDRMISERRQIAERFLSEGNGEAARIRGNRVRDLNKIQSEAYRAVEEIRGVADATAANIYAKAYNTDLQTIEFYEFTRTLQAYKDIISGETTLVLSTDSDLFKFIRTMKAATLSETTPSSTPPNGVLGTKGQDQ from the coding sequence ATGAAAATCACATCTGCAATTTTAGGACTGGTCGCCATTGCTTTGGTCTTTGCTGTCAGTGGGTCGTTATACACCGTCAGCGAAGTGGAACAGGCCATTGTTACCCAGTTTGGCAAGCCCGTGGGCGACCCGATCGTCACGGCCGGCTTGAAGATGAAAGTCCCCTTCATCCAGGAAGTCCATCCAATCGACCGTCGCGTTCTGGAATGGGATGGAAGTCCCTCCGATATGCCCACGAAGGACAAGCTCTATATATCGGTAGATCTCTTTGCGCGCTGGCGGATTGTCGAACCACTTCAGTATTTTCTGCGCTTGCGAGACGAGCGCAGCGCTCAGTCTCGCCTTGACGACATTCTTGGTAGTGAGACCCGCAATGCGGTTGCCAAGCATGAGCTTATCGAGATTATTCGAACGACCAAGGATCGAACCCCCTTGCGCGACACGCTCCTGACGGACGAGGAACGAGCGCAGGATATCGGCGCACTAGTGCCAATCAGCAAAGGCAGAGCCCTTGTGGAACGACAGATATTTGAGGCTGCGGCAGAGAAAGTTGGTGTCTTTGGTATTGAGCTTCTCGATATCCGCTTCAAGCGCATCAATTACAACGAAAGCGTTCGGCCAAAGATCTATGACCGCATGATATCCGAGCGACGCCAGATTGCTGAGCGCTTCCTGTCTGAGGGAAACGGCGAAGCGGCTCGCATTCGAGGTAATCGCGTTAGAGATTTGAACAAGATTCAGTCTGAGGCCTATCGAGCGGTTGAGGAGATCCGCGGCGTGGCGGATGCGACCGCCGCCAACATCTATGCCAAGGCATACAATACCGATCTCCAAACCATTGAATTCTATGAATTCACCCGCACGCTGCAGGCCTACAAAGACATCATTTCCGGAGAAACAACCCTCGTTCTTTCAACGGACAGCGACCTCTTCAAGTTCATCAGAACAATGAAAGCGGCTACTCTTTCGGAGACAACTCCGTCTTCGACACCCCCCAATGGGGTTCTGGGAACAAAGGGGCAAGATCAATAG